In Nilaparvata lugens isolate BPH chromosome 5, ASM1435652v1, whole genome shotgun sequence, the following proteins share a genomic window:
- the LOC120351513 gene encoding brefeldin A-inhibited guanine nucleotide-exchange protein 1-like, protein MNMTSSTNVETGCLSVCGKITEYVFCLTPVKNGKCLECKHVKIQVVERDYASADEFHKYNRILFEAEEIKKELKDGEQAEEEAASSALPMPKDSNCNFTAERYFLPFELACKSKTARIVVTALDCLQKLIAYGHLTGNVPDSDAPGKLLIDRIVATICDCFNGTQTDENVQLQIIKVSNSFIHLIDQTYNSQKRKFT, encoded by the exons ATGAACATGACATCATCCACTAATGTCGAGACGGGCTGTCTGTCTGTGTGTGGAAAGATAACTGAATATGTGTTCTGTTTAACACCTGTTAAAAATGGCAAGTGTCTAGAATGTAAACATGTCAAAATTCAGGTTGTTGAGAGAGACTATGCCAGTGCTGATGAATTTCACAAATATAACCGGATTTTATTTGAAGCAG agGAGATAAAAAAGGAGCTGAAGGATGGGGAGCAGGCCGAAGAGGAAGCAGCATCATCGGCGCTGCCTATGCCAAAGGACAGCAACTGCAATTTCACAGCAGAACGCTATTTCCTGCCGTTCGAGCTGGCCTGCAAGAGCAAAACAGCCAGGATAGTTGTGACGGCTCTGGATTGTCTACAG aAACTGATTGCTTACGGACACCTGACAGGTAATGTCCCTGACTCAGATGCTCCTGGGAAATTGCTGATTGATAGGATAGTGGCGACCATCTGCGACTGCTTCAATGGAACTCAAACTGATGAAAACGTCCAGCTGCAGATTATCAAAGTgagtaattcattcattcatttgattgACCAGACATATAATAGTCAGAAACGAAAATTCACTTGA